From Dechloromonas sp. A34:
ATGAACGACACGTCAAACATGCCGGAACTATCAAGCCAGGAACGTCGGATGTCAATTCCCGGTCTCGATGCCTGGCTGGGCTCGGCTCAGGGCCGTTACGTGCTCGACTGGGAGCAGGACAAGCTTGATGAGGCGGTGGCCGACGTTTTCGGCTTCAATGCCCTGCAAATCGGTCTGCCCCAGTTCGATTTCCTGCGCGCCAACCGCATCCCTCTGCGCCAGAAGGCCGGCGAGTTCGGCGTCGTCGATGTCCTGTGCGAGATGCCGGCCCTCCCCTTTGCCTCGCACAGCACCGATCTCGTGGTCATGCCGCACGTGCTGGAGTTCAGCGACGACCCGCACCAGATCCTGCGCGAAGTTGAACGCATCCTGATCCCGGAAGGACAGGTCATCATCGTCGGTTTTAATCCGCTCTCGCTGTGGGGCCTCAAGAAAAGCGTCGATCGCACCGGCAATTTTCCGTGGAACGGCAGTTACCTCTCGCTGACGCGCCTCAAGGACTGGTTGAAGCTGCTCGGTTTCGAAGTCGACCGCGGCACCCTGGGCTGTTACGCCCCCCCTTTCGAGCAGGCGCGATGGCTGCACCGCTCGCATTTCATCGAGTCCGCTGGCGAACGCTGGTGGGATTTTTTCGGTGGTGTCTATCTGCTGCGGGCGATCAAGCGCACGCACGGCATGCATCTGATCACCCCCGAATGGAGAAAAAAGCCGGTGCGCGCCAAGGCGTTGCGCCCGGTTGTTCACAAGGAAAAACATGGCCGTTGAGGAAACGATAGAGATCTATACCGATGGCGCCTGCAAGGGCAACCCAGGCCCCGGCGGCTGGGGCGCGATCCTGCGCGTCGGCAAGCACGAAAAGGAGTTGTGGGGCGGCGAGAAGGAAACCACCAACAACCGCATGGAACTGACGGCCGCGATCCGCGCCATCGAGGCCCTGAAGCGTCCGGTCGCCGGCCGCATCTACACCGACTCGCAATATGTCCTGAAGGGCATCAACGAGTGGATTCACGGCTGGAAGCGCAACGGCTGGAAGACGGCCGACAAGAAGCCGGTAAAGAACGCCGATCTCTGGCAACTGCTCGACGCCCAGGTCAAACAGCACAAGCTGGAATGGATCTGGGTCAAGGGCCACGCCGGCCACCCGGAAAACGAACGCGCCGATGCGCTGGCCAATCGCGGCATTGAAGAATTGAGGTAAAGACATGCGCCAAGTTGTTCTCGACACCGAAACCACCGGCCTCGACCCCCGTTCGGGTCACCGCATCATTGAAGTCGCCTGCATCGAGATGGTCAATCGCCGGCTGACCGGCCGCCATCTGCACAAATACACCAACCCCGAGCGCGAAATCGACGAAGGCGCCCAGGCGGTACACGGCATCTCGCTCGAGTTCCTGGCCGACAAGCCGAAATTCGCCGACATCGCCGACGAGTTCCTCGAATTCATCAATGGCGCCGAGCTGATCATCCACAACGCGCCCTTCGACCTCGGCTTCCTCAATGCCGAACTGCGGCGCCTCGACCGCGTGCCGGTCGAAACCATCTGCAGCGGCGTCACCGACACGCTGAAGATGGCCAAGGAACTGCACCCGGGCAAGCGCAACAGCCTGGATGCCCTGTGCGAACGCTACGAGATCGACAACTCCAGCCGCACCCTGCACGGCGCCCTGCTCGACACCGAACTGCTGGCCGACGTCTTCCTGGCCATGACCCGCGGCCAGAACTCGCTGATGATCGAACCGGATGCCGCACCGCGCCCGCAACTCGGGGCCGACGGCATGGTCCGCCAGCGCAAGCCGCTGTTCGTCCAACGCGCCACGGCCGAAGAACTGACCGACCACGAGCGCGTCCTGGCCGCTATCGACAAAGAGTCGAAAGGCGCCTGCGTCTGGCTGCCCAAGACCGAAGCGGCGAGCTGAGCGCAGCATGGTTCCGATCTCTCTGTTCGTCTGGATCATCCTCGAAGTCACCGTCTACCTGGCCATCGGCCGTTACTTCATGCATCTCGACTGGCCGCTGGCCATCGTCGGCGCCTTCAACTGCGTGCTCGGCCTGCGTTTCTGGATGAACGCCGTGACCTGGTACTACGGCATGACCTACGCCTCGCCGGCGCCGCCGCTGGGCTTCGCCAAGCGCCTCGCGATCATGGTCGGCGAATACTTCGCCTTCCTGTTCACCTTCCTGGTGGTGATCCCCTTCGAACCGCTGTGGATGCCGGCAGACCGGCTGCCGAGCGGGCGCCATCCGATCCTGCTCGTCCATGGCTATGGTGTCAGCCGCGGCGTCTGGTGGCTGCTGCGCCGCCGCCTGGAAGCCGTCGGCCATACCGTCGCCACGGTCAGCCTGGTGCCGCCCTACACCAGCATCGGCAAGCTGGTGCCGCAACTGCATCAGCGCATCGAGGAAGTCTGCGCCGCTACCGGCAGCAAGCAGCTCACCCTGGTCGCCCACAGCATGGGCGGCCTGGTCTGCCGCTCCTATCTGGCTCGCCATGGCATTGCCCGGGTCGCCAAGCTGATTACCCTGGCCGCGCCGCATGGCGGCTCCGCCATGGCC
This genomic window contains:
- a CDS encoding esterase/lipase family protein is translated as MVPISLFVWIILEVTVYLAIGRYFMHLDWPLAIVGAFNCVLGLRFWMNAVTWYYGMTYASPAPPLGFAKRLAIMVGEYFAFLFTFLVVIPFEPLWMPADRLPSGRHPILLVHGYGVSRGVWWLLRRRLEAVGHTVATVSLVPPYTSIGKLVPQLHQRIEEVCAATGSKQLTLVAHSMGGLVCRSYLARHGIARVAKLITLAAPHGGSAMARIGLGQNAREMEPGSLWLRDMASEGLKIPAVALRNPYDNYSMPQDNQRLPGAQDVELPAIGHIAMLYDGRVANLVLDSCRDEKRKTP
- a CDS encoding class I SAM-dependent methyltransferase, producing MSIPGLDAWLGSAQGRYVLDWEQDKLDEAVADVFGFNALQIGLPQFDFLRANRIPLRQKAGEFGVVDVLCEMPALPFASHSTDLVVMPHVLEFSDDPHQILREVERILIPEGQVIIVGFNPLSLWGLKKSVDRTGNFPWNGSYLSLTRLKDWLKLLGFEVDRGTLGCYAPPFEQARWLHRSHFIESAGERWWDFFGGVYLLRAIKRTHGMHLITPEWRKKPVRAKALRPVVHKEKHGR
- the dnaQ gene encoding DNA polymerase III subunit epsilon, which codes for MRQVVLDTETTGLDPRSGHRIIEVACIEMVNRRLTGRHLHKYTNPEREIDEGAQAVHGISLEFLADKPKFADIADEFLEFINGAELIIHNAPFDLGFLNAELRRLDRVPVETICSGVTDTLKMAKELHPGKRNSLDALCERYEIDNSSRTLHGALLDTELLADVFLAMTRGQNSLMIEPDAAPRPQLGADGMVRQRKPLFVQRATAEELTDHERVLAAIDKESKGACVWLPKTEAAS
- the rnhA gene encoding ribonuclease HI; the encoded protein is MAVEETIEIYTDGACKGNPGPGGWGAILRVGKHEKELWGGEKETTNNRMELTAAIRAIEALKRPVAGRIYTDSQYVLKGINEWIHGWKRNGWKTADKKPVKNADLWQLLDAQVKQHKLEWIWVKGHAGHPENERADALANRGIEELR